A region from the Agrococcus sp. SL85 genome encodes:
- a CDS encoding thiamine pyrophosphate-dependent enzyme has protein sequence MTLAATRAEQPIRLIDEEGRTVETDENQEHLALAAELSTADRLAMHRAMVTTRAFDVEAGNLQRQGKLGLWVPSLGQEGGQAGAAWAAREQDTLFPSYREHLIALHRGVEMLQILDIFRGARHGGWDPLETRGMRIYSLVIGTHALHATGYAMGVRLDGRCGTGDASADEAVMAFYGDGAASQGDASEGLVFAASYEAPVVFFVQNNKWAISVPSSRQSRFPLHERARGFGLDAAWVDGNDPLASFAVTRRMLDAARQGRPGYVEADTYRMGAHTTSDDPTRYREDAEVEAWRRRDPIVRMAAHLREAGVADAALAEIDREAVDAAADVRRRMLAAEGPASDDIFDHVYREPHPLMVEQKRALGEFEASFGDER, from the coding sequence GTGACGCTGGCCGCGACGCGCGCCGAGCAGCCCATCCGCCTCATCGACGAGGAGGGCCGGACGGTCGAGACCGATGAGAACCAGGAGCACCTGGCGCTCGCGGCCGAGCTCTCGACGGCCGATCGCCTGGCGATGCACCGTGCGATGGTGACGACGCGGGCGTTCGACGTCGAGGCGGGCAATCTCCAGCGCCAGGGCAAGCTGGGCCTGTGGGTGCCCTCGCTCGGCCAGGAGGGCGGGCAGGCGGGCGCCGCGTGGGCGGCGCGCGAGCAGGACACGCTCTTCCCCAGCTACCGCGAGCACCTCATCGCGCTGCACCGCGGCGTCGAGATGCTGCAGATCCTCGACATCTTCCGCGGCGCGCGCCACGGCGGCTGGGACCCGCTCGAGACGCGGGGCATGCGCATCTACTCGCTCGTCATCGGCACGCACGCGCTCCACGCGACCGGCTACGCGATGGGCGTCCGCCTCGACGGCCGCTGCGGCACGGGCGACGCGAGCGCCGACGAGGCCGTCATGGCCTTCTACGGCGACGGCGCCGCCAGCCAGGGCGACGCGAGCGAGGGGCTCGTCTTCGCCGCGAGCTACGAGGCGCCCGTCGTCTTCTTCGTGCAGAACAACAAGTGGGCGATCTCGGTGCCCTCGAGCCGCCAGAGCCGCTTCCCCCTGCACGAGCGCGCTCGCGGCTTCGGCCTCGACGCCGCCTGGGTCGACGGCAACGACCCGCTCGCCTCGTTCGCGGTCACGCGCCGCATGCTCGACGCGGCCCGGCAGGGCCGCCCGGGCTACGTCGAGGCCGACACGTACCGCATGGGCGCGCACACCACGAGCGACGACCCCACCCGCTACCGCGAGGATGCCGAGGTCGAGGCGTGGCGCCGCCGCGACCCGATCGTCCGCATGGCGGCGCACCTGCGCGAGGCCGGCGTGGCCGACGCGGCGCTCGCCGAGATCGACCGCGAGGCCGTCGACGCGGCCGCCGACGTCCGCCGCCGCATGCTCGCCGCCGAGGGCCCCGC
- a CDS encoding histidinol-phosphate transaminase, which produces MTVRLRREIAEVPPYQQGRPAPEGGFKLSSNENPFPPLPAVVEAVRREAERVNRYPRPGAPELKEALAGELGVGVERVLIGDGSASLLQQLIHAVAGPGDEVVYAWRSFDAYPLFVRTGGATPVEVPLTADHEHDLEAMAAAITERTRAVIVCSPNNPTGTIVGAEELDAFLDRVPRDVLVMLDEAYIEFVREPTFDGIDQQRRRDNVVVLRTFSKAHGLAGLRVGYAVGDPAVLRGADVAGVPLSQTALASAAAIAALEHVGETFARIEVLAEQRDALWQRLLDAGVPVPRPHGNFVWVPSRPGQEEAIHDILFAERIVAKVFPEGTRISIGEPESDDHVVAAAVRIQALQATAEAGL; this is translated from the coding sequence GTGACTGTGCGACTTCGCCGCGAGATCGCGGAGGTTCCCCCGTACCAGCAGGGCCGACCCGCCCCGGAGGGCGGCTTCAAGCTCTCGAGCAACGAGAACCCGTTCCCGCCGCTGCCCGCGGTCGTCGAGGCCGTGCGCCGCGAGGCCGAGCGGGTCAACCGCTATCCGCGGCCCGGCGCCCCCGAGCTCAAGGAGGCGCTCGCGGGCGAGCTCGGCGTCGGCGTGGAGCGCGTCCTGATCGGCGACGGCTCCGCCTCGCTGCTGCAGCAGCTCATCCACGCGGTCGCGGGCCCGGGCGACGAGGTCGTCTACGCCTGGCGGTCGTTCGACGCCTACCCGCTGTTCGTGCGCACGGGCGGCGCGACGCCCGTGGAGGTGCCGCTCACGGCCGACCACGAGCACGACCTCGAGGCGATGGCGGCGGCGATCACCGAGCGCACGCGCGCCGTGATCGTCTGCAGCCCCAACAACCCCACCGGCACGATCGTGGGCGCCGAGGAGCTCGACGCCTTCCTCGACCGCGTGCCCCGTGACGTGCTCGTCATGCTCGACGAGGCCTACATCGAGTTCGTGCGCGAGCCCACCTTCGACGGCATCGACCAGCAGCGCCGCCGCGACAACGTCGTGGTGCTCCGCACCTTCTCGAAGGCGCACGGCCTCGCCGGCCTCCGCGTCGGCTACGCCGTCGGCGACCCGGCGGTGCTCCGCGGCGCGGACGTCGCGGGCGTGCCGCTGTCGCAGACGGCGCTCGCCTCGGCCGCCGCGATCGCCGCCCTCGAGCACGTGGGCGAGACCTTCGCGCGCATCGAGGTGCTCGCCGAGCAGCGCGACGCGCTGTGGCAGCGGCTGCTCGACGCGGGCGTGCCCGTGCCGCGCCCGCACGGCAACTTCGTCTGGGTGCCCTCGCGCCCCGGGCAGGAGGAGGCGATCCACGACATCCTCTTCGCCGAGCGCATCGTGGCGAAGGTCTTCCCCGAGGGCACGCGCATCTCGATCGGCGAGCCCGAGTCCGACGACCACGTCGTCGCCGCGGCCGTGCGCATCCAGGCGCTGCAGGCCACGGCCGAGGCAGGCCTGTGA
- a CDS encoding phage holin family protein — MRFLLRVVFTAIAIWLVTLVLPGVAIESFGPEWWQVALTTLGVALVFAIVNATIGNLIRIVAFPIYILTIGIVALFVNAFLLMIVHWISDLVGYGLALESFWIGMLAAVCIAFLTWLITIVTRPIFGRERPRER; from the coding sequence ATGCGCTTCCTGCTCCGCGTGGTCTTCACCGCGATCGCCATCTGGCTCGTGACGCTCGTGCTGCCGGGGGTGGCGATCGAGTCCTTCGGACCCGAGTGGTGGCAGGTGGCGCTCACGACGCTCGGCGTCGCGCTCGTGTTCGCGATCGTCAACGCGACGATCGGCAACCTCATCCGCATCGTCGCGTTCCCGATCTACATCCTGACGATCGGCATCGTCGCCCTCTTCGTCAACGCGTTCCTGCTCATGATCGTGCACTGGATCTCCGACCTGGTCGGCTACGGGCTCGCGCTCGAGAGCTTCTGGATCGGCATGCTCGCCGCGGTCTGCATCGCCTTCCTCACCTGGCTCATCACGATCGTCACGCGCCCGATCTTCGGGCGCGAGCGGCCGCGCGAGCGGTAG
- a CDS encoding low molecular weight protein-tyrosine-phosphatase, which yields MTIDRAFADATRFRVAFVCTGNICRSPMAASAFERLAQRHGVAERLLVTSAGISEYHVGETADPRTLAVLAEAGYDASAHRAKQFKAKWFDRFDLVIAFDRGQERALRSLARTEEQQSKIRLLLSFDPDATGPDVPDPYYSEDAFFGTVLRQIETAVGRLFRQIQPALRS from the coding sequence GTGACCATCGACCGGGCGTTCGCCGATGCGACGCGCTTCCGCGTCGCCTTCGTCTGCACGGGCAACATCTGCCGCTCCCCCATGGCCGCGAGCGCCTTCGAGCGGCTCGCGCAGCGCCACGGGGTCGCCGAGCGGCTGCTGGTCACGAGCGCGGGCATCAGCGAGTACCACGTGGGCGAGACGGCGGACCCCCGCACGCTCGCGGTGCTCGCCGAGGCCGGCTACGACGCGAGCGCGCACCGCGCCAAGCAGTTCAAGGCCAAGTGGTTCGACCGCTTCGACCTCGTCATCGCCTTCGACCGCGGTCAGGAGCGCGCCCTGCGCTCGCTCGCCCGCACCGAGGAGCAGCAGTCGAAGATCCGGCTGCTGCTCTCGTTCGACCCCGACGCCACCGGGCCCGACGTGCCCGACCCCTACTACTCGGAGGACGCCTTCTTCGGCACGGTCCTCCGCCAGATCGAGACCGCGGTCGGCAGGCTGTTCCGCCAGATCCAGCCCGCCCTCCGCAGCTAG
- the purB gene encoding adenylosuccinate lyase: protein MPLPIQPLSPLDGRYQAQTSGLAEHLSEAGLNRARVHVEVEWLVFVAERGLFGAPSIAAEDAAALREWAAGFGQAEIDWLAAKEAVTRHDVKAVEYLVRDRLEQQGLGALAEAVHIACTSEDINNLSYALTIRAAVQEVWLPAFRAVIDRLRELAEAHRERPMLSLTHGQPATPTTLGKELAVVAWRLERQARRIEQVEVLGKFAGATGTFSAHVVAEPGADWPATAAAFVESLGLEWNPLTTQIESHDWQAELFGAISHAGRILHNLATDVWTYIMLGTFTQIPVAGATGSSTMPHKINPIRFENAEANLEIASALLESLSATLVTSRLQRDLTDSSTQRNVGVALGHSLLALDNLRRGLGEIAVSDTALDAALEGNWEVLAEAIQTVIRAEVLAGRSSIADPYAQLKELTRGQRVGAAELAAFVDGLDISDDAKGRLTALTPGTYTGVAAQLVDRLP from the coding sequence ATGCCGCTGCCCATCCAGCCCCTCTCGCCGCTCGACGGCCGCTACCAGGCGCAGACCTCGGGCCTCGCCGAGCACCTCTCGGAGGCCGGCCTCAACCGCGCCCGCGTGCACGTGGAGGTCGAGTGGCTCGTCTTCGTGGCCGAGCGCGGCCTCTTCGGCGCGCCCTCGATCGCGGCCGAGGACGCCGCGGCGCTGCGCGAGTGGGCCGCCGGGTTCGGGCAGGCCGAGATCGACTGGCTCGCGGCGAAGGAGGCCGTCACCCGCCACGACGTGAAGGCCGTCGAGTACCTCGTGCGCGACCGCCTCGAGCAGCAGGGGCTCGGCGCGCTCGCCGAGGCCGTGCACATCGCATGCACGAGCGAGGACATCAACAACCTCTCCTACGCGCTCACCATCCGCGCCGCCGTGCAGGAGGTCTGGCTGCCCGCGTTCCGGGCGGTGATCGACCGCCTGCGCGAGCTCGCCGAGGCGCACCGCGAGCGCCCCATGCTCTCGCTCACGCACGGCCAGCCGGCGACGCCGACCACGCTCGGCAAGGAGCTCGCCGTCGTCGCGTGGCGCCTCGAGCGCCAGGCCCGCCGCATCGAGCAGGTGGAGGTGCTCGGCAAGTTCGCGGGCGCGACCGGCACCTTCTCGGCCCACGTCGTCGCCGAGCCCGGCGCCGACTGGCCCGCCACCGCCGCCGCCTTCGTCGAGTCGCTCGGTCTCGAGTGGAACCCGCTCACGACGCAGATCGAGTCGCACGACTGGCAGGCCGAGCTCTTCGGCGCGATCTCGCACGCGGGCCGCATCCTGCACAACCTCGCGACCGACGTGTGGACGTACATCATGCTCGGCACGTTCACGCAGATCCCGGTCGCGGGCGCCACCGGCTCGTCGACCATGCCGCACAAGATCAACCCCATCCGCTTCGAGAACGCGGAGGCGAACCTCGAGATCGCGTCGGCGCTGCTCGAGTCGCTCTCGGCCACGCTCGTCACGAGCCGCCTGCAGCGTGACCTCACCGACTCGTCGACGCAGCGCAACGTCGGCGTCGCGCTCGGCCACTCGCTGCTCGCGCTCGACAACCTGCGCCGCGGCCTCGGCGAGATCGCCGTGTCGGACACGGCGCTCGACGCCGCGCTCGAGGGCAACTGGGAGGTGCTGGCCGAGGCGATCCAGACCGTCATCCGCGCCGAGGTGCTCGCGGGCCGCTCGTCGATCGCCGACCCGTACGCGCAGCTCAAGGAGCTCACGCGCGGCCAGCGCGTCGGCGCCGCAGAGCTCGCCGCCTTCGTCGACGGCCTCGACATCTCCGACGACGCGAAGGGCCGCCTCACGGCCCTCACCCCGGGCACGTACACGGGCGTCGCGGCGCAGCTCGTCGACCGCCTGCCCTAG
- a CDS encoding polymorphic toxin type 15 domain-containing protein, translating to MDPQSRRLPGSRADERVDAGPAHGSGCGEEDRDHAPSPPRPGSTEAARNADAWLSTRAATHRLDGIAGGDLTDISGVGDSGVNSSLGSQWRSRVGAPDQAVLDFVSNDPGVDRSSVFMHIALTWGRSRGAHRRHRPARSRERGHDRPVSRPSP from the coding sequence CTGGATCCGCAATCGCGGCGACTCCCTGGATCGAGGGCGGACGAGCGCGTCGACGCAGGCCCAGCGCATGGCTCGGGATGCGGCGAGGAGGACCGAGATCATGCGCCTTCGCCGCCGCGGCCAGGATCCACGGAAGCAGCGCGCAATGCCGACGCCTGGCTCTCGACCCGAGCCGCGACGCATCGTCTCGACGGCATCGCAGGAGGCGACCTGACCGACATCTCCGGGGTGGGCGACTCAGGGGTGAACTCCTCCCTCGGCTCGCAGTGGAGGAGCCGCGTCGGCGCGCCCGACCAGGCCGTCCTCGACTTCGTCTCGAACGATCCAGGCGTCGACCGCTCCTCCGTCTTCATGCACATCGCCCTGACGTGGGGTCGATCGCGTGGAGCACATCGCCGACATCGTCCAGCACGAAGCCGCGAGCGCGGACACGATCGCCCGGTATCGCGGCCGAGTCCATGA
- a CDS encoding T6SS immunity protein Tdi1 domain-containing protein: protein MEHIADIVQHEAASADTIARYRGRVHDEVIELWETYGLGTFGSGFFRVIDPVAYERGIGDVLGRVTGQRISIPFMVTGLADVVTWEPGIGVSAILYRNGSASGVGADLDTLLGMLALDGEDYLSEEFDWDMFPKAVAAHGPLAFDESFTYVPLLSLGGPKQVEHLKPRTTIEAIRTMVEFQGVIEH, encoded by the coding sequence GTGGAGCACATCGCCGACATCGTCCAGCACGAAGCCGCGAGCGCGGACACGATCGCCCGGTATCGCGGCCGAGTCCATGACGAGGTCATCGAGCTCTGGGAGACCTACGGGCTCGGCACCTTCGGCTCTGGATTCTTCCGCGTGATCGATCCCGTCGCATACGAGCGAGGCATCGGCGACGTACTGGGCAGAGTCACCGGTCAGCGGATCTCGATCCCGTTCATGGTCACGGGCCTCGCGGATGTCGTGACGTGGGAGCCTGGCATCGGCGTCAGCGCCATCCTCTACCGCAACGGCTCGGCGTCGGGGGTCGGCGCCGACCTCGACACCCTGCTCGGGATGCTCGCCCTCGACGGGGAGGACTACCTGTCTGAGGAGTTCGACTGGGACATGTTCCCCAAGGCCGTCGCCGCCCACGGCCCGCTCGCGTTCGACGAGTCGTTCACCTACGTGCCGCTGCTCTCCCTCGGCGGTCCGAAGCAGGTCGAGCACCTCAAGCCCCGCACGACGATCGAGGCGATCCGCACCATGGTCGAGTTCCAGGGCGTGATCGAGCACTGA
- a CDS encoding sulfurtransferase, producing the protein MDALPHLVDVAWLRERLHEPGLVVVDASIALFGIPDESVPGARPFAIDGAMSADRGGVHDLPAPAELQEALRAIGLREGDRVVAVDAAGITGAARAWWMLRHAGVEAAVLDGGTPAWVAAGLPLDPMRVEAYEPGDVVVRWRDGGFVGADAVARGLDGEVAVLDARAAGRFRGEVPEPRPGVRGGHMPGAASLPFASLQDGGRMRPADELRARLDDAAGDRPIVACCGSGVTACVIALAATLAGREAVAVYDGSWAEWGAEGSGRPVVTGA; encoded by the coding sequence ATGGATGCGCTGCCCCACCTCGTCGACGTCGCCTGGCTGCGGGAGCGCCTGCACGAGCCGGGGCTCGTCGTGGTCGACGCGAGCATCGCGCTCTTCGGGATCCCGGACGAGAGCGTGCCGGGCGCCCGGCCCTTCGCGATCGACGGCGCGATGTCGGCCGACCGCGGCGGCGTGCACGACCTGCCCGCGCCCGCGGAGCTGCAGGAGGCGCTCCGCGCGATCGGGCTGCGCGAGGGCGACCGCGTGGTCGCCGTCGACGCGGCGGGCATCACGGGCGCGGCGCGCGCCTGGTGGATGCTGCGCCACGCGGGCGTCGAGGCGGCGGTGCTCGACGGGGGCACCCCCGCCTGGGTCGCGGCCGGGCTGCCGCTCGATCCCATGCGCGTCGAGGCATACGAGCCCGGCGATGTGGTCGTGCGCTGGCGGGACGGCGGCTTCGTCGGTGCGGACGCGGTGGCGCGGGGGCTCGACGGCGAGGTCGCGGTGCTCGACGCGCGCGCCGCGGGGCGCTTCCGCGGGGAGGTCCCGGAGCCCCGCCCCGGCGTGCGCGGCGGACACATGCCGGGAGCGGCATCCCTGCCGTTCGCCTCGCTGCAGGACGGCGGCCGGATGCGGCCGGCCGACGAGCTGCGCGCACGGCTCGACGACGCGGCGGGCGACCGCCCGATCGTCGCGTGCTGCGGCTCTGGCGTCACTGCCTGCGTCATCGCGCTCGCCGCGACGCTCGCCGGGCGCGAAGCGGTCGCGGTCTACGACGGCTCGTGGGCGGAGTGGGGCGCCGAGGGATCGGGCCGGCCGGTCGTCACGGGCGCGTGA
- a CDS encoding zinc-binding dehydrogenase, with the protein MRATILHAPGDIRVETWADPTIERPTDAIVRVTAACVCGSDLWPFRGANEVPEPRTIGHEAIGVVEAVGAGVERVRVGDFVIVPFDHCCGRCVHCLAGQTQGCVELAMTASGQAELTRVTNADATCFVLDEAPDAARHAAVLALSDVLPTGYHAAVSAGVERGSTAVVVGDGAVGLCGVLSARRLGAERIIALSRNPERQRIATVFGATDLVPERGEAAVEAVLELTGGVGADAVLECVGTEQSMVTAFQVARPGATVGFVGVPHGTAIPWPVAFRGNIRLAGGMAPVVRYLPELVPAVLAGDLDASAVFDLELPLDEAAEAYAAMDERRAVKVLLRP; encoded by the coding sequence ATGCGAGCGACGATCCTCCACGCCCCGGGCGACATCCGCGTCGAGACCTGGGCCGACCCGACCATCGAGCGGCCGACCGACGCGATCGTGCGGGTGACCGCCGCCTGCGTCTGCGGCTCCGACCTCTGGCCGTTCCGCGGCGCGAACGAGGTGCCGGAGCCCCGCACGATCGGCCACGAGGCGATCGGCGTGGTCGAGGCAGTCGGCGCGGGCGTCGAGCGGGTGCGCGTCGGCGACTTCGTGATCGTGCCCTTCGACCACTGCTGCGGCCGCTGCGTGCACTGCCTCGCGGGCCAGACGCAGGGCTGCGTCGAGCTCGCGATGACGGCGAGCGGGCAGGCGGAGCTCACGCGCGTGACGAACGCCGACGCGACGTGCTTCGTGCTCGACGAGGCGCCCGACGCCGCCCGGCACGCGGCGGTGCTCGCGCTCAGCGACGTGCTGCCCACCGGCTACCACGCGGCGGTCTCGGCGGGCGTGGAGCGCGGCTCCACGGCGGTCGTCGTGGGTGACGGCGCCGTGGGCCTCTGCGGCGTGCTCTCGGCCAGGCGGCTCGGCGCCGAGCGCATCATCGCGCTCTCGCGGAACCCCGAGCGGCAGCGCATCGCCACGGTCTTCGGCGCGACCGACCTCGTGCCCGAGCGCGGCGAGGCGGCGGTGGAGGCGGTGCTCGAGCTCACGGGCGGCGTCGGCGCCGACGCCGTGCTCGAGTGCGTGGGCACCGAGCAGTCGATGGTGACGGCCTTCCAGGTGGCGCGGCCGGGCGCGACGGTCGGCTTCGTGGGCGTGCCGCACGGCACCGCGATCCCGTGGCCCGTCGCGTTCCGCGGCAACATCCGCCTCGCGGGCGGCATGGCGCCCGTCGTGCGCTACCTGCCGGAGCTCGTGCCGGCCGTCCTCGCGGGCGACCTCGACGCCTCCGCGGTCTTCGACCTCGAGCTGCCGCTCGACGAGGCCGCCGAGGCCTACGCGGCGATGGACGAGCGCCGCGCCGTCAAGGTGCTGCTGCGCCCGTAG
- a CDS encoding Fur family transcriptional regulator yields the protein MTTTAPATDAQEALRATGLKVTAGRIAVLDALEHAPHVDAEAVLSLVRDRLPGTSVQSIHNVLGDLVEAGLVRRFTPARQSARYERRVGDNHHHAVCSSCGRVDDVDCVVGEAPCLHADAPEGFVVAVAEVTFVGICRDCLAAAREATP from the coding sequence ATGACGACGACAGCTCCCGCCACCGACGCCCAGGAGGCGCTGCGCGCCACCGGGCTCAAGGTGACGGCCGGTCGCATCGCGGTGCTCGACGCGCTCGAGCACGCGCCGCACGTCGACGCCGAGGCGGTGCTCTCGCTGGTGCGCGACCGCCTGCCCGGCACCTCGGTGCAGTCGATCCACAACGTGCTCGGCGACCTCGTCGAGGCGGGTCTCGTGCGCCGGTTCACGCCCGCGCGGCAGTCGGCGCGCTACGAGCGCCGCGTCGGCGACAACCACCACCACGCCGTCTGCTCGTCCTGCGGCCGCGTCGACGACGTCGACTGCGTCGTGGGCGAGGCGCCCTGCCTGCACGCCGACGCCCCCGAGGGCTTCGTCGTCGCCGTCGCCGAGGTCACGTTCGTGGGCATCTGCCGCGACTGCCTCGCCGCCGCCCGGGAGGCGACCCCCTAG
- a CDS encoding aldo/keto reductase, whose protein sequence is MTPQPGTAAPGTFAPLAAPEKLAMPPVVLGTMTFADGADEATSRELLHLALDAGVTWLDTANQYADGRGEPLVGRLLAQLPAARREQLVVATKVGQPDPELGSESQLRPEIVRRSVERSLERLGTEQLDLLYLHKPDRSTPIVETMGELAALHREGKVARIGLSNFTAWQIAQAIESAAAAGAPRPVIAQQMYSAIVRRLDEEYAELAAEAAIATVVYNPLAGGLLTGRYRFGDAAAEGRFGSFGNAAMYRDRYWDERMFAAVERIAAIAEEAGLPVAEAALRWTLSRPVVDGVLVGGSKAAQAAAEPRGARGGAAARGRRAGDRRRGRRAARADARVRPLRGAARLPAAPAIPPSPVGSRGS, encoded by the coding sequence ATGACCCCGCAGCCCGGCACCGCAGCCCCCGGCACCTTCGCGCCCCTCGCCGCGCCCGAGAAGCTGGCGATGCCGCCCGTCGTGCTCGGCACGATGACCTTCGCGGACGGCGCCGACGAGGCGACCTCGCGCGAGCTCCTGCACCTCGCCCTCGACGCCGGCGTCACGTGGCTCGACACTGCCAACCAGTACGCCGACGGCCGCGGCGAGCCGCTCGTCGGCCGCTTGCTGGCGCAGCTCCCCGCCGCGCGCCGCGAGCAGCTCGTCGTCGCCACGAAGGTCGGTCAGCCCGACCCCGAGCTCGGCAGCGAGTCGCAGCTGCGGCCCGAGATCGTGCGCCGCAGCGTCGAGCGCTCGCTCGAGCGGCTCGGCACCGAGCAGCTCGACCTCCTGTACCTCCACAAGCCCGACCGCTCGACGCCGATCGTCGAGACGATGGGCGAGCTCGCCGCGCTGCACCGCGAGGGCAAGGTGGCGCGCATCGGCCTCTCGAACTTCACCGCGTGGCAGATCGCGCAGGCGATCGAATCGGCCGCCGCCGCAGGCGCGCCGCGCCCCGTCATCGCGCAGCAGATGTACTCGGCCATCGTGCGCAGGCTCGACGAGGAGTACGCCGAGCTCGCCGCCGAGGCCGCGATCGCGACCGTCGTCTACAACCCGCTCGCGGGCGGCCTCCTCACGGGGCGCTACCGCTTCGGCGACGCCGCAGCGGAGGGCCGCTTCGGCTCCTTCGGCAACGCCGCGATGTACCGCGACCGCTACTGGGACGAGCGGATGTTCGCCGCCGTCGAGCGCATCGCCGCCATCGCCGAGGAGGCCGGGCTCCCGGTCGCCGAGGCGGCGCTGCGCTGGACGCTCTCGCGCCCCGTCGTCGACGGCGTGCTCGTGGGCGGGTCGAAGGCCGCGCAGGCTGCGGCAGAACCTCGCGGCGCTCGCGGCGGGGCCGCTGCCCGAGGACGTCGCGCGGGCGATCGACGCCGTGGGCGACGAGCTGCCCGGGCCGATGCCCGCGTACGGCCGCTGAGGGGCGCCGCCCGGCTCCCTGCCGCCCCCGCGATCCCGCCGTCGCCGGTAGGATCGAGGGGATCGTGA
- a CDS encoding amidohydrolase, translated as MTLEQHRPFIEDLYRELHAHPELSHREHRTAARMAELLREAGFEVHEHVGGTGVVGILRRGEGPTVLVRADMDGLPVVEAEQVPYRSTRTDEWEGQTVGVMHACGHDTHMASLQGALRVLVDQDDWAGTLVAVLQPAEEMIDGAKGMQEDLRRILPGGIDVALGQHVMPGAAGTVSLAAGPVMASSDHLVVTVHGRGGHGSQPEATVDPIVLGAAIVMRLQTVVARTVAPFEQAVVTVGTFHAGTKQNIIPESARLEINIRTFDEGVRARVIAAIERIVQGECEASGAPRPATIERGSVAPLTDNDPAATARVAAAFDEAFGEHHLPLRPLLGSEDFSDLPATWGAPYVYWMYGGFDPQLVADATAAGTLAASVPSNHSPTFIPVMQPTLDTATTAMVAAARAFLAR; from the coding sequence ATGACGCTCGAACAGCACCGACCCTTCATCGAGGACCTCTACCGCGAGCTGCACGCGCATCCCGAGCTCTCGCACCGCGAGCACCGCACGGCCGCGCGCATGGCCGAGCTGCTGCGCGAGGCCGGCTTCGAGGTGCACGAGCACGTGGGCGGCACGGGCGTCGTCGGCATCCTGCGCCGCGGCGAGGGCCCCACGGTGCTCGTGCGCGCCGACATGGACGGCCTGCCCGTCGTCGAGGCCGAGCAGGTGCCCTACCGCTCCACCCGCACCGACGAGTGGGAGGGGCAGACCGTCGGCGTCATGCACGCGTGCGGCCACGACACGCACATGGCGTCGCTGCAGGGCGCGCTGCGTGTGCTCGTCGACCAGGACGACTGGGCGGGCACGCTCGTCGCGGTCCTGCAGCCGGCGGAGGAGATGATCGACGGCGCGAAGGGCATGCAGGAGGACCTGCGCCGCATCCTGCCGGGCGGCATCGACGTCGCGCTCGGCCAGCACGTCATGCCCGGAGCCGCGGGCACCGTCTCGCTCGCCGCCGGCCCCGTGATGGCCTCGAGCGACCACCTCGTCGTCACGGTGCACGGCCGCGGCGGCCACGGCTCGCAGCCGGAGGCCACGGTCGACCCGATCGTGCTCGGCGCAGCGATCGTCATGCGACTGCAGACCGTCGTCGCGCGCACGGTCGCGCCCTTCGAGCAGGCGGTCGTGACCGTGGGCACCTTCCACGCGGGCACGAAGCAGAACATCATCCCCGAGAGCGCCCGGCTCGAGATCAACATCCGCACCTTCGACGAGGGCGTGCGGGCGCGCGTCATCGCGGCGATCGAGCGGATCGTGCAGGGCGAGTGCGAGGCCTCGGGGGCGCCGCGCCCCGCGACGATCGAGCGCGGCTCGGTCGCGCCCCTCACCGACAACGACCCTGCGGCGACGGCGCGGGTCGCGGCAGCCTTCGACGAGGCCTTCGGCGAGCACCACCTGCCGCTGCGGCCGCTGCTCGGCTCCGAGGACTTCTCCGACCTCCCGGCCACGTGGGGCGCGCCCTACGTGTACTGGATGTACGGCGGCTTCGACCCGCAGCTCGTGGCGGACGCGACCGCGGCGGGCACGCTCGCGGCCTCGGTGCCCTCGAACCACTCCCCCACCTTCATCCCGGTCATGCAGCCGACGCTCGACACCGCGACGACCGCGATGGTCGCGGCCGCGCGCGCCTTCCTCGCGCGCTGA